Below is a genomic region from Candidatus Methylomirabilota bacterium.
TCGAGCCGGTAAAAGGGCGCCAAGACCCGCTCGCGCTCCGCCGGCGCTATGCCGTCGCCGTGGTCCGTGACCGACAGCGCCACGCGATCTCCGTCCCGCTCGGCGTGGAGCGTGATGGGCGGGGCGCCGTACTTGGCCGCGTTGTCCACGAGGTTCCAGAGCGCGCGCCGGAGCAGCGCGCGATCGGCCGTGAGCTCGATCGCGGGCCCCGCGGCGACCCGCACGGAGCCGGCAGCCAGCCGGGGATCGCCGCCGGCGCGCTCCGCGACGTCCATGAGGACCTCGCGCGCGTCCATCAGCCCGAGGCGAGGCGCGACCCCCGTCGCCTCGAGCCGCGTGGTGGTGAGCACGTCTTCGATCAGCCGCTCGAGCTCGTCCAGGTCCGCTTCCACGTCCTTGAGCCGCGCGTCGGCCCCGCCGTCGTGCGGCAGGAGCTCGAGCGCAACGCGGATCCGCGTCAGCGGCGAGCGGAGCTCGTGCGAGACATTGGCCAGGAGCTCCTTCTGCCCCGCGATCAGCCG
It encodes:
- a CDS encoding ATP-binding protein; this translates as LVAIASALLARRISRPVERLTEAVRRLGAGDLAARVPMGERRGADELAELTRAFNDMAERIERLIAGQKELLANVSHELRSPLTRIRVALELLPHDGGADARLKDVEADLDELERLIEDVLTTTRLEATGVAPRLGLMDAREVLMDVAERAGGDPRLAAGSVRVAAGPAIELTADRALLRRALWNLVDNAAKYGAPPITLHAERDGDRVALSVTDHGDGIAPAERERVLAPFYRLDKARTPGEASGGFGLGLTLASRVAHVHDGAITIGSAETINGTERGCRVTLTLRTAPAGVR